CGCGAGGGCGTCCTGCGCCGCCTGCGGCCCCGTCTTGTAAATCAACCTTGCCAGGGACGGGAAGCGCGGCGCTTCCGCCACCAGGGCGCGGTAAACCCCAATTCCCTCGGGAGACAGCGTGCGGGCGCGGATGGCCTTGGCAAAGCGCAGGAGCGCTGTTCTGACGGAGACGTCGGGTTCGCCTAGCGACACCACGATGGTGCCGGCGATGTGCCGAATGACTTCCTCGAACAACTTTTCCTTGCTGCCGTAATGGTTGTAGACCGTCTGCTTGGCGACCTTGGCTTGCGCCGCGATATTGTCCATGCTCGCGTGAAATCCTTGCGCCATGAAAACCTTGACCGCGGCCGCCAGCAAGCATGCGCGTTTGTCCGTGCCGTTATCCGCCGCCTTGGGTGCGCGGCTGGATACGGCCGGTGCTTCGGTCGTGGCAACTCGCGGCACCTCGTACTTCCCCCCAAAAAGGCGCTAAGACTAGACCGTCCAGTCTAATTGGTCAATAGAGAATTCCGGCCCCCGGCCAAGACGATCAGAACTTGCCGAACTTCAGATAAGCCTCTTGCGG
The Betaproteobacteria bacterium DNA segment above includes these coding regions:
- a CDS encoding TetR/AcrR family transcriptional regulator, which gives rise to MPRVATTEAPAVSSRAPKAADNGTDKRACLLAAAVKVFMAQGFHASMDNIAAQAKVAKQTVYNHYGSKEKLFEEVIRHIAGTIVVSLGEPDVSVRTALLRFAKAIRARTLSPEGIGVYRALVAEAPRFPSLARLIYKTGPQAAQDALAQFLERRMASKELRKTDARFAAEMLMSMLTGYDRARLLYGMKISRTNEQQQCERIVDCFLRTMAIAGSKNSDYKGDWRCYAVTLTSS